The following proteins are encoded in a genomic region of Amycolatopsis sulphurea:
- a CDS encoding cytidine deaminase, protein MPDLEAEDQKLVTLARSARARNGAAEGAAVRDTDGRTYAATTVELPSFRLTAVQGAVAAALSSGAEGLEAAVVVTTDALVDEASVQAVRDVAKLAPIVRAEPSGEIAEVLQP, encoded by the coding sequence ATGCCTGACCTCGAGGCCGAGGACCAGAAGCTCGTCACGCTGGCCCGTTCCGCACGGGCCCGCAACGGTGCCGCCGAAGGTGCCGCGGTGCGGGACACCGACGGCCGGACCTACGCCGCGACCACCGTCGAGCTGCCCTCGTTCCGGCTCACCGCCGTGCAGGGGGCGGTGGCCGCCGCGCTGTCCAGCGGCGCCGAGGGGCTCGAAGCGGCCGTCGTGGTGACCACCGATGCGCTCGTGGACGAGGCGTCCGTGCAGGCGGTGCGCGACGTGGCGAAGCTGGCTCCGATCGTGCGGGCCGAGCCCTCGGGCGAGATCGCCGAGGTGCTCCAGCCGTGA
- the era gene encoding GTPase Era, protein MTEPHRSGFACFVGRPNAGKSTLTNALVGTKIAITSSKPQTTRHAIRGIVHRPDAQLVIIDTPGLHRPRTLLGQRLNDLVYETWSEVDVVGFCVPADETVGPGDRFIAEELKKIARRTPVLGIVTKTDLVKPEQVAEQLLALQQVMDFAELVPVSAVDGFQVTTLSDLLVARLPEGPQLYPGGELTDEPEQTLVAELIREASLEGVRDELPHSIAVTVEEMLPREGRDDLIDVHALLYVERPSQKGIILGHRGERLKEVGATARRHIERLLGSKVYLDLHVKVAKDWQRDPKQLRRLGF, encoded by the coding sequence GTGACCGAGCCACACCGCTCCGGGTTCGCCTGCTTCGTCGGACGGCCCAACGCGGGCAAATCCACGCTCACCAATGCGCTGGTCGGCACCAAGATCGCGATCACCTCGAGCAAGCCGCAGACCACCCGGCACGCCATCCGCGGGATCGTGCACCGCCCGGACGCGCAGCTGGTGATCATCGACACACCCGGCCTGCACCGTCCGCGCACCCTGCTCGGGCAGCGGCTCAACGATCTGGTGTACGAGACCTGGTCCGAAGTGGACGTGGTCGGATTCTGCGTGCCCGCCGACGAAACGGTCGGTCCGGGCGACCGGTTCATCGCCGAGGAACTGAAGAAGATCGCGCGCCGCACCCCGGTGCTCGGCATCGTCACCAAGACCGATCTGGTCAAGCCCGAGCAGGTCGCCGAGCAGCTGCTTGCCCTGCAGCAGGTGATGGACTTCGCCGAGCTGGTGCCGGTGTCGGCGGTGGACGGGTTCCAGGTGACCACGCTGTCGGACCTGCTGGTCGCGCGGCTGCCGGAAGGACCGCAGCTGTACCCGGGCGGCGAGCTGACCGACGAACCGGAGCAGACCCTCGTCGCCGAGCTGATCCGGGAGGCCTCGCTGGAGGGCGTACGCGACGAGCTGCCGCACTCGATCGCGGTCACCGTGGAGGAGATGCTGCCGCGAGAGGGCCGCGACGACCTGATCGACGTGCACGCGCTGCTGTACGTGGAGCGGCCCAGCCAGAAGGGGATCATCCTCGGGCACCGCGGCGAACGGCTGAAGGAGGTCGGCGCCACCGCGCGCCGGCACATCGAGCGGCTGTTGGGTTCAAAGGTCTACCTCGATCTGCACGTGAAGGTGGCCAAGGACTGGCAGCGCGACCCGAAACAGCTGCGGCGGCTGGGATTCTGA
- a CDS encoding DUF2752 domain-containing protein: MSTVYTGVPARSPRAIARALAGPAAVAAGIGVACAAVWLGDPTTPGGLFPVCPTKFLFGIDCPGCGGLRMAYSLLHGNVSAAVRYNAVALVSVVLFAWSGLAWTVGRLRGRAVRSWLHWRWTPWVAGVAFAAWFVLRNLPFPPFAGLFV; encoded by the coding sequence GTGAGCACTGTCTACACGGGAGTGCCCGCGCGCAGTCCGCGTGCGATAGCCAGGGCTCTGGCGGGGCCTGCCGCGGTCGCCGCCGGGATCGGGGTGGCCTGCGCCGCGGTGTGGTTGGGAGATCCGACCACACCCGGCGGGCTGTTTCCGGTGTGTCCCACCAAATTCCTGTTCGGCATCGACTGTCCCGGCTGCGGTGGCCTGCGGATGGCCTACAGCCTGTTGCACGGCAACGTTTCCGCGGCAGTGCGCTACAACGCGGTGGCGCTGGTGTCGGTGGTGTTGTTCGCGTGGAGCGGGCTTGCCTGGACGGTGGGCAGGCTCCGCGGCCGCGCGGTGCGTTCGTGGCTGCACTGGCGGTGGACGCCGTGGGTGGCGGGCGTGGCGTTCGCAGCCTGGTTCGTCCTGCGCAACCTGCCGTTTCCGCCGTTCGCTGGGCTGTTCGTGTGA
- a CDS encoding RDD family protein, whose translation MTDPYGQPAGPPQGPPPFGAQPGQPPGVPPAPGGFPAPQGGFGQPQPGFGPPRGAHGGFGQPPAVGYAPSPQPGFGAPQPGYGQPGFGGPNPYGPPGGYANWGLRVLAMLIDYGPLLALHLTAIIVGTIGLGSIVTAICYLLAGLGSIGWGLYNRWLRGGNTGQSLGKRVVGIKLVSELTGQPIGPAMAFVRDLTHVFDGFVCSVGFLWPLWDERAQTFADKIIRTVVLPADAPVPPQAFGYGSPQAGFGPPPGFGHHPSGGFVQPQAAFGQQPGFGHPGQPQPGFGQPSSEGFAQPQAGLAQPQSGLAQPQAGFAQPQAGLAQPQAGFGQPQPSVGQPGQLQPGLGQQVPGLGQPGQPQAFGQPPFGGFAPPPLPGQPAADQPAAGLAAAGQSSTGQPSTDQPATGQPAPGPTPFEQPEPAQVVRLGGADSVDRTQMLKAGDPAPERTQMLKPGDPADPAPERTQTLKPDVAAKSDPPA comes from the coding sequence ATGACCGATCCCTACGGCCAGCCGGCCGGTCCGCCGCAGGGTCCGCCGCCGTTCGGTGCCCAGCCGGGACAGCCGCCCGGCGTGCCCCCGGCCCCGGGCGGATTTCCTGCGCCGCAAGGAGGTTTCGGCCAGCCACAGCCGGGTTTTGGCCCGCCGCGGGGTGCCCACGGCGGTTTCGGCCAGCCGCCCGCCGTCGGCTACGCGCCGTCGCCGCAGCCCGGTTTCGGTGCCCCGCAACCGGGTTACGGCCAGCCCGGATTCGGCGGCCCGAACCCGTACGGCCCGCCGGGTGGTTACGCGAACTGGGGCCTGCGGGTGCTCGCGATGCTGATCGACTACGGCCCGCTGCTTGCGCTTCACCTGACCGCGATCATTGTCGGCACGATCGGGCTGGGCTCGATTGTCACCGCGATCTGCTACTTGCTCGCCGGTTTGGGGTCGATCGGCTGGGGCCTCTACAACCGGTGGCTGCGGGGCGGTAACACCGGGCAGTCGCTCGGAAAGCGTGTGGTCGGGATCAAGCTCGTCAGCGAGCTGACCGGGCAGCCGATCGGCCCGGCGATGGCCTTCGTGCGCGATCTGACGCACGTGTTCGACGGGTTCGTCTGCTCCGTGGGCTTCCTGTGGCCGTTGTGGGACGAAAGGGCGCAGACCTTCGCAGACAAGATCATCCGCACCGTGGTGCTGCCCGCGGACGCCCCGGTGCCACCGCAGGCGTTCGGCTACGGCTCGCCGCAGGCCGGTTTCGGGCCGCCGCCCGGCTTCGGGCACCACCCCTCCGGCGGGTTCGTCCAGCCGCAGGCGGCGTTCGGGCAGCAGCCCGGTTTCGGACACCCGGGACAGCCGCAGCCGGGATTCGGCCAGCCGTCCTCCGAGGGGTTCGCCCAGCCACAGGCGGGACTTGCCCAGCCGCAGTCGGGACTTGCTCAGCCGCAGGCGGGATTCGCCCAGCCGCAGGCGGGACTCGCCCAGCCACAGGCGGGATTCGGTCAACCTCAGCCGAGCGTGGGCCAGCCGGGCCAGCTCCAGCCGGGACTCGGCCAGCAAGTGCCGGGACTCGGCCAGCCGGGCCAGCCGCAGGCCTTCGGCCAGCCCCCGTTCGGCGGGTTCGCCCCGCCGCCCCTGCCCGGACAGCCCGCTGCCGATCAGCCTGCCGCCGGACTTGCCGCCGCAGGGCAATCCTCCACTGGACAGCCCTCTACCGATCAGCCCGCCACCGGGCAACCCGCGCCCGGACCGACGCCGTTCGAGCAACCCGAGCCCGCCCAGGTGGTCCGCCTGGGCGGAGCAGATTCCGTCGACCGAACCCAGATGCTCAAGGCCGGCGACCCCGCTCCCGAGCGCACCCAAATGCTCAAGCCGGGCGACCCCGCCGACCCGGCTCCCGAGCGAACTCAGACGCTCAAGCCCGACGTCGCTGCAAAGAGCGACCCACCGGCCTGA
- the recO gene encoding DNA repair protein RecO, giving the protein MVNLYRDTGVVLRTHKLGEADRIITLLTRRHGKVRAVAKGVRRTSSRFGARLEPFGHVDLQFYPGRTLDVITQVETVDAFALPLVADYQRYTAASAIAETADRLSAEEGEPVLKLYLLVVGALRALAGGQRDASLVLDAFFLRAMAYAGWAPAITECARCGLPGPHAAFNVAAGGSMCPDCRIAGSVHPAPEVLTLLDALLQGAWTVAEAAPGVTRRDASGLVAAHLQWHLERQLRSLPLVERRARQVPTPGQVGSPG; this is encoded by the coding sequence GTGGTGAACCTCTACCGCGACACCGGGGTGGTGCTGCGCACGCACAAGCTCGGCGAGGCCGACCGGATCATCACCCTGCTCACGCGGCGGCACGGCAAGGTCCGGGCGGTCGCCAAGGGCGTGCGCCGCACCTCGTCCCGGTTCGGCGCGCGGCTCGAACCGTTCGGTCATGTGGACCTGCAGTTCTATCCCGGGCGCACGCTGGATGTGATCACCCAGGTGGAGACCGTGGACGCGTTCGCGCTGCCGCTGGTCGCCGACTACCAGCGCTACACCGCCGCCAGCGCCATCGCCGAGACCGCCGACCGGCTCTCCGCGGAGGAGGGCGAACCGGTGCTCAAGCTGTACCTGCTGGTCGTCGGCGCGCTGCGGGCGCTGGCCGGTGGGCAGCGGGACGCCTCGCTGGTGCTCGACGCGTTCTTCCTGCGCGCGATGGCCTACGCCGGCTGGGCGCCCGCGATCACCGAATGCGCCCGCTGCGGGCTGCCCGGCCCGCATGCCGCGTTCAACGTCGCCGCGGGCGGGTCGATGTGCCCGGACTGCCGGATCGCCGGATCGGTGCACCCCGCGCCGGAGGTGCTCACTCTGCTCGACGCGTTGCTGCAGGGGGCGTGGACGGTCGCCGAGGCCGCGCCCGGAGTCACCCGCCGGGACGCGTCCGGGCTGGTCGCGGCGCATCTGCAGTGGCATCTGGAGCGTCAGCTACGGTCGCTGCCGCTCGTGGAGCGGCGTGCCAGGCAGGTGCCTACGCCGGGGCAAGTAGGGTCACCCGGGTAG
- a CDS encoding isoprenyl transferase, producing MLRRGRETRASGYELRAPDPHPTGAKPPEIPRALLPKHVALVMDGNGRWANQRGLPRIEGHKRGEAVMIDVASGAVELGVKWLSVYAFSTENWKRSPEEVRFLMGFNRDTIRRQVDYLGSIGVRIRWAGRRPKLWASVIKELQIAEEKTKNNTALNMTMCVNYGGRAELGDAMRRIAQDVAAGKLNPDKIDEHIIGKYLYQPDMPDVDLFLRPSGEQRTSNFLLWQSAYAEMVYQDTLFPDFDRTHLWRACLEFAKRDRRFGAAVDQAEGSNA from the coding sequence GTGCTGCGCAGGGGACGCGAGACCCGGGCGTCGGGGTATGAATTGCGGGCACCGGACCCGCATCCCACCGGGGCGAAGCCGCCGGAGATCCCGCGCGCGCTGCTCCCGAAGCACGTCGCGCTCGTGATGGACGGCAACGGCCGCTGGGCCAATCAGCGCGGCCTGCCCCGGATCGAGGGGCACAAGCGCGGCGAAGCGGTGATGATCGACGTCGCGAGCGGCGCGGTCGAGCTGGGCGTGAAGTGGCTTTCGGTGTACGCGTTCTCCACCGAGAACTGGAAGCGCAGCCCGGAGGAGGTGCGCTTCCTGATGGGCTTCAACCGGGACACCATCCGGCGTCAGGTGGACTATCTCGGTTCGATCGGCGTACGCATCCGGTGGGCGGGCCGTCGTCCCAAGCTGTGGGCGAGCGTGATCAAGGAACTGCAGATCGCGGAAGAGAAGACCAAGAACAACACCGCGTTGAACATGACCATGTGCGTCAACTACGGCGGACGCGCGGAGCTGGGCGACGCGATGCGCCGGATCGCCCAGGACGTGGCGGCGGGCAAGCTGAACCCCGACAAGATCGACGAGCACATCATCGGGAAGTATCTGTACCAGCCGGACATGCCGGATGTGGACCTGTTCCTGCGTCCCTCGGGGGAGCAGCGTACGTCGAACTTCCTGCTGTGGCAGTCGGCGTACGCGGAGATGGTCTACCAGGACACGCTGTTCCCGGATTTCGACCGCACCCACCTGTGGCGTGCCTGCCTGGAATTCGCCAAGCGCGACCGCCGTTTCGGCGCGGCCGTGGACCAGGCCGAAGGGAGCAACGCATGA
- a CDS encoding YbjN domain-containing protein: protein MSTAEAAETGALLTLAREALERYLEVHVDDDGAITFSHGDVPCVIQATRLADGLTVLSLTCVVAWDRPDDPALAIAVAERAGQGLFGTLGLGHTDQGVDVTLRYAFPAEGMDPSPLGTLLMLVVSTASQLRMELPGVQD, encoded by the coding sequence ATGAGTACCGCGGAAGCCGCCGAGACCGGCGCCTTGCTGACCCTGGCCCGCGAAGCGCTGGAACGCTACCTCGAAGTCCACGTGGACGACGACGGCGCGATCACCTTCTCGCACGGGGACGTCCCCTGCGTCATCCAGGCCACCCGCCTCGCCGACGGTCTCACCGTGCTGAGCCTGACGTGCGTCGTCGCCTGGGACCGCCCGGACGACCCCGCGCTGGCGATCGCCGTGGCCGAACGTGCCGGCCAGGGCCTGTTCGGCACCCTCGGCCTCGGCCACACGGACCAGGGCGTCGACGTGACCCTCCGCTACGCCTTCCCGGCGGAGGGCATGGACCCGTCCCCACTCGGGACGTTGCTGATGCTGGTGGTGTCGACGGCTTCACAGTTGCGTATGGAGCTGCCCGGCGTCCAGGACTGA
- a CDS encoding permease produces the protein METIPGNATEERPRTRRFRISSIEILCAVLLVAILAQSRLQELFDVPALRTGATVFVAVCVQALPFLVLGVLISGAIAAFVPARVLERVLPRRASAAVGVAGLAGVALPGCECASVPVARRLIGQGVAPAAALTFLLAAPAVNPVVLVATAVAFPGRPEMVLARFAGSLATAMAMGWIWARWGRLSWITERALRRLPDVPPGRRWQVFAETARTDLVEAGGFLVLGALISASLNVLVPAQWFGVLSGQVVLGVLVMAVLAVVLALCSEADAFVAASLAAVPLLPKLVFLVVGPAIDVKLFALQAGTFGKSFAARFAPVTFVVALLCGTAAGLIFLGGA, from the coding sequence GTGGAAACCATTCCCGGAAACGCCACCGAGGAGCGGCCGCGCACGCGGCGGTTCCGGATCAGTTCGATCGAGATCCTGTGCGCCGTGCTGCTCGTCGCGATCCTTGCGCAGAGCCGGCTGCAGGAGCTGTTCGACGTGCCCGCGTTGCGCACCGGCGCGACCGTGTTCGTCGCGGTGTGCGTGCAGGCGCTGCCCTTTCTGGTGCTCGGGGTGCTGATCAGCGGGGCCATCGCGGCGTTCGTGCCCGCGCGGGTGCTCGAGCGGGTGCTGCCGCGCCGGGCCTCGGCCGCGGTCGGGGTGGCCGGGCTGGCGGGCGTGGCCCTGCCGGGGTGCGAATGCGCGTCCGTGCCGGTCGCCCGGCGGCTGATCGGCCAGGGAGTGGCGCCGGCGGCGGCACTGACCTTCCTGCTCGCCGCGCCCGCGGTGAACCCGGTGGTGCTGGTGGCCACCGCGGTGGCGTTCCCCGGCCGTCCGGAAATGGTGCTCGCGCGGTTCGCCGGGTCGCTCGCGACGGCGATGGCGATGGGCTGGATCTGGGCGCGCTGGGGCAGGCTGTCCTGGATCACCGAACGCGCCCTGCGCCGGTTGCCCGACGTGCCGCCGGGCCGCCGCTGGCAGGTGTTCGCCGAGACCGCGCGCACCGATCTGGTGGAGGCAGGCGGATTCCTCGTGCTGGGCGCGCTGATCTCCGCGTCGCTCAACGTACTCGTGCCGGCGCAGTGGTTCGGTGTGCTGTCCGGGCAGGTGGTGCTCGGCGTGCTGGTGATGGCCGTGCTGGCCGTGGTGCTGGCGCTGTGCAGCGAGGCGGACGCGTTCGTGGCCGCGTCGCTGGCCGCCGTGCCGTTGCTGCCGAAGCTGGTCTTCCTGGTGGTCGGCCCGGCCATCGACGTGAAGCTGTTCGCCTTGCAGGCCGGCACCTTCGGGAAGTCCTTCGCGGCCCGGTTCGCCCCGGTGACATTCGTGGTGGCACTTCTCTGCGGCACGGCCGCGGGCCTGATCTTCCTCGGGGGTGCGTGA